In the Silvanigrella aquatica genome, AGGATAAGCTCTTTCCCCTGTCGCCTCAGCTGCAGAAATAATGATATTTTCCAATTCTTTATCAAATGCGAAAACACCGGCACCAATATGCCCAAAAGTTGTTACCATAGCACCTGTAAGGGTAGAAAATTCGACAATGTAATCGGGTTTTAAGTCTTTGGCGGCGTAATGAAGAGCATCGCTTAAAACAACGCGCCCTTCGGCATCGGTATTTAAAACTTCAATGGTTTTACCAGAGTAGGTTGTGATGACATCGCCAACGCGATAGGCATGGGCATCGATCATATTTTCGCACAGAGCGCCAATAGCAAAAACGCGGACGGGGAGTTTGAGTTTTGCAATAGCAAGAAAAGAACTTAAGGTAACTGCTGAGCCTGACATGTCATACTTCATTCCTTCTTGATGCGTGGAAGGAGATTTAATGGAGTAACCACCTGTATCCATTGTAAGACCTTTGCCTACAAAGGCTATGGTTTTTTTATAGTTTTTTGGTGTGTATTCTAGCACAACAAATTGAGGCTCTTGAGCACTGCCGCTGGCGACGGCGAGCATGGCATTAAAACCTTTTTCGCGTAATTTTTGGGCGCCCCACACTTCTGATTTTATGTTCAATTTTGCAGCTTGCTCTATAATATGTTCAGCTACATATTTGGGTGTTCCTACATTAGGGGGGGCGTCTTGAAGGAGCCGACATAAATTTATGGAATCTTCAATATGCTTTGTTTCGTTAAGAGCATCGCTGCAGCCAGCAAGGGAGGAGACAAAAGTTAAGTTGATGGGGGTTTCCAATTCGGCCAACGATTCTGGATTTGTATTTGAATTTGGGTACTTATACACACCCATTGCGAAACCGAGGCGTGCTTGTACAATTTGTTCTTTCGTTGCTAAAAGAGTTGAGCAAGAGTAAAAAGCCACAGAAGTCGATTTTGTTGCGAGAGAGACTTCTGCTGATTTTATGCCAACTTGTCTTGCTCTTGCAGGGAAATAAGTCTGTTTTTTTCCTGCACCTATGAGTATGATCCTTTTTGCAATTTTTTGGTTAGCTGCAATAGAGCTTGTTGTTTGTAGCCATTTTGCTTCGAAATCGGCAAAGGAAACAAGATTAGAAATGGTTCCGCCAAATTCGGAATCTAATTTTTGTAATTCAGAGGACTTAATTTTGCCCTTTTCGAGATCGAGTTCATCTACTACAATAACGGCTATATCAGCATTAAGGTTTGTGCTTGAATTTTGATGTGAGAAGTTGATGGGCTTCAGTTTAGGGAGAGACATATTAATTTCCTTTTAAATAAAGTTAAAAAATATACATATCAAAAAAATATAATGCGTTAATTACGTATTTTACGCAAGGAATTTGCATGAGACTTTTCTCTTTTTATTTTTGGCTATTTCAATTTCCATTATGGACTTTTCTTATTTTTTTAGTCTGGTTTACTCCTTGGGTTTTTTTGTTATATTCGGGAATACTGATTTATTTTCCATATAAAGAAGATGGCACTTCGCGATATCTTCGCGTTACAGGACCCGTAACTGGTACTTTATTAAACAATTGGGCGAGTTCTAAGGACATTCCTCGCAGTTGCCAAGTGGCCTTGGTAGCATCAGAGGATGCTCGTTTTTATGATCACAATGGTGTTGATTTTCAAAGTTTACGAAAAAATCTTTCCGAAAATAAAAAAAGTCGTAAAATTAAACGTGGTGGTAGTACTATAACTCAACAGCTTGTAAAAAATGCTTTTTTATCCAGAAACAAAAATTACATAAGGAAAACAAGAGAAGTTTTAGGGGCTTTAGCTCTTGATGCCATTATGACAAAAGAAAAACAAATTGAATGGTATTTTAATGTTGTTGAATTTGGTCCTAATTTATATGGTATTGAAGAGGCTTCTCAGAGATATTTTAAGGTAAATACTAAAAAATTAACCCCTGCACAATGTGTGGCACTTGTCGCCATTTTGCCTTCACCTAAAAAATGGAATCAAAGTTTAGAAAAAAAAATATTAACCCAGTTTTTTGTGCAGAGATATAAAAAAATATCTATAAATATAGTAAATATGGGTTTATTATCTAAAAAAGATTTATTATTAGTTCAAAATATGAATTTAGGTTTTTCCTCACAAACAACTTCAACAACTCAATTGCCTACAAAACAAAAGAAAATAGTGCCTCAGGAAGCTCCTTTGGCGCCTTCAAATGAGAGTCTTGATGATGAAGAAAATGATGATGATTTTTCAGGAGAGGAAACTTTATAAATTCTAAACAATCCTTGTGCCTTCAAGCCCTTGGTATGTTTTACTTGACCAGCTTTCTAAGCTTATGTATGTAGGAACACGTTGGTGTTAGAATATTTACGCTAAAAAATGTCCTTGCCTCATGTATTCTGGCTATGGCTTTAAGAAGAGGAATCAAAATGAAAACAGGTTATATAAAGTTCTTCCTTCGTGCTTTTTCTCTGCTCTCAGTTGTTCCAGCTGTTAACTTATATGCCATAGCTTCTGGACTTGAGGATATTAAAAAAGAAGACTTGAGTCTTCAAAAAGTCCAAATGGATAAAACTTTAAAAGTCTGTTCTGATGCTGGTTTTCTTCCTTTTGAAATGAAAACCCAAAAAGGGGAGTGGATTGGTTTTGA is a window encoding:
- a CDS encoding leucyl aminopeptidase family protein yields the protein MSLPKLKPINFSHQNSSTNLNADIAVIVVDELDLEKGKIKSSELQKLDSEFGGTISNLVSFADFEAKWLQTTSSIAANQKIAKRIILIGAGKKQTYFPARARQVGIKSAEVSLATKSTSVAFYSCSTLLATKEQIVQARLGFAMGVYKYPNSNTNPESLAELETPINLTFVSSLAGCSDALNETKHIEDSINLCRLLQDAPPNVGTPKYVAEHIIEQAAKLNIKSEVWGAQKLREKGFNAMLAVASGSAQEPQFVVLEYTPKNYKKTIAFVGKGLTMDTGGYSIKSPSTHQEGMKYDMSGSAVTLSSFLAIAKLKLPVRVFAIGALCENMIDAHAYRVGDVITTYSGKTIEVLNTDAEGRVVLSDALHYAAKDLKPDYIVEFSTLTGAMVTTFGHIGAGVFAFDKELENIIISAAEATGERAYPLPVWEEVVEDTKGNIADLTNIGNTRGSAGSMVGAAFLNEFVNDIPFAHIDIAGVANDNLSIGYPKKNGAGYGVQLVVGIAKKLAE
- a CDS encoding biosynthetic peptidoglycan transglycosylase, whose amino-acid sequence is MRLFSFYFWLFQFPLWTFLIFLVWFTPWVFLLYSGILIYFPYKEDGTSRYLRVTGPVTGTLLNNWASSKDIPRSCQVALVASEDARFYDHNGVDFQSLRKNLSENKKSRKIKRGGSTITQQLVKNAFLSRNKNYIRKTREVLGALALDAIMTKEKQIEWYFNVVEFGPNLYGIEEASQRYFKVNTKKLTPAQCVALVAILPSPKKWNQSLEKKILTQFFVQRYKKISINIVNMGLLSKKDLLLVQNMNLGFSSQTTSTTQLPTKQKKIVPQEAPLAPSNESLDDEENDDDFSGEETL